The following are from one region of the Paramagnetospirillum magnetotacticum MS-1 genome:
- a CDS encoding ribose-phosphate pyrophosphokinase, whose translation MKILACNSNRPLAEAIAEYLTMSITKAVIRRFSDNEVFVEIHENVRGEDVFVIQSTSYPANDNLMELLVTLDALRRGSARRITAVIPYFGYARQDRKSSPRSPISAKLVANLITTAGADRVVTLDLHSGQIQGFFDIPLDNLYAAPVFTNDIRARYQGDDVMVVSPDVGGVVRARAIASRIDADLAIIDKRREKAGVSEVMNIIGDVRGRRCIMVDDIVDSAGTLCNAAEALMKAGAVSVAAFVTHGVLSGGAVARVTASPLEELVITDSIPATEAVKMARNIRQVTIAPLMAESISRISEERSVSSLFD comes from the coding sequence ATGAAAATCCTCGCCTGTAACAGCAACCGGCCCCTCGCGGAAGCGATTGCCGAATATCTCACCATGTCCATCACCAAGGCGGTGATCCGCCGGTTTTCGGACAACGAGGTCTTCGTCGAGATCCACGAGAATGTCCGCGGCGAGGACGTCTTCGTCATCCAGTCCACCAGCTATCCCGCCAATGACAATCTGATGGAGCTGCTGGTGACGCTCGACGCGCTCAGGCGTGGTTCAGCCCGGCGCATCACGGCGGTGATCCCCTATTTCGGCTATGCCCGCCAGGACCGCAAGTCCTCGCCCCGCTCGCCCATCTCGGCCAAGCTGGTGGCCAATCTGATCACCACGGCGGGTGCTGACCGCGTGGTGACGCTGGACCTGCATTCGGGCCAGATCCAGGGCTTCTTCGACATTCCGCTGGATAACCTTTATGCCGCCCCGGTCTTCACCAACGACATCCGCGCCCGCTATCAGGGCGACGACGTCATGGTGGTGTCGCCTGACGTGGGCGGCGTGGTGCGTGCCCGCGCCATCGCCAGCCGCATCGACGCCGATCTGGCCATCATCGACAAGCGCCGCGAAAAGGCGGGCGTGTCCGAGGTCATGAACATCATCGGCGATGTGCGCGGCCGTCGCTGCATCATGGTCGACGATATCGTCGATTCCGCTGGCACGCTCTGTAATGCCGCCGAAGCGCTGATGAAAGCCGGAGCCGTCTCGGTCGCCGCCTTCGTCACCCATGGCGTGTTGTCGGGCGGCGCGGTGGCCCGTGTCACCGCCTCGCCCCTGGAAGAACTGGTGATCACCGATTCCATCCCCGCCACCGAGGCGGTCAAGATGGCCCGCAACATCCGCCAGGTCACCATCGCGCCTTTGATGGCAGAATCCATCTCGCGCATCAGCGAAGAACGCTCGGTCTCCAGCCTGTTCGATTGA
- a CDS encoding DUF6134 family protein, protein MRMLAAILVIAALLGAAPVAAGQSAEFVVLRGGTPIGTHRAEVESVGDETRVHVSIALDVAFGPIPLYKYRHDSQEVWRDGRLTRLDSRTDDDGDILTLSVRSVGGGLRVEGATGVFTAPADTVPTSYWNPALATNRPLLDSQIGRLLDVIRVPLGPGRWRLEGELKLDIAYSPQGQWTGLSFRHKGADFVYVPRGLADNRP, encoded by the coding sequence ATGCGCATGCTCGCCGCCATCCTGGTCATCGCCGCCTTGCTCGGAGCCGCCCCGGTGGCGGCTGGGCAAAGCGCCGAATTCGTCGTTCTGCGCGGCGGCACTCCCATTGGCACGCACCGGGCCGAGGTGGAGAGTGTCGGCGACGAAACCAGGGTGCATGTGAGCATCGCGCTAGATGTCGCCTTCGGCCCCATACCCCTCTACAAATACCGCCACGACAGCCAGGAAGTCTGGCGAGATGGCCGATTGACCCGGCTGGACTCCCGCACCGACGACGATGGCGATATCCTGACGCTCTCGGTCCGCAGCGTGGGCGGAGGGTTGCGGGTCGAGGGCGCCACGGGAGTCTTCACCGCCCCCGCCGATACGGTTCCCACCAGCTATTGGAATCCGGCCCTGGCCACCAACCGGCCCTTGCTGGATTCCCAGATTGGCCGCCTGCTCGACGTGATCCGGGTTCCCCTTGGCCCCGGCCGCTGGCGGCTGGAGGGCGAGTTGAAGCTGGACATTGCCTATTCGCCGCAGGGCCAATGGACGGGCCTGAGCTTCCGCCACAAGGGGGCGGACTTCGTCTATGTTCCCCGCGGTCTGGCGGATAACCGGCCATGA
- a CDS encoding MFS transporter has product MPRLSRLRLTAYALPALALAALGIPVHVHMPTFYAETVGLGLAATGGALLASRLVDLMVDPIIGLACDGGHGRRRRGWMLAGLPLLLVAGWRLFMPPADAGAGHLVLWSAAFYLGLTLMLVPYQAWGAELSSDYAERTRIASWREGFSLVGVLLAVAGPAALSLPQSQTLAAFFPPAAAILMIGVAAAVFLVPESPPAPVTARGPVASLSPLIRNRPFRRLVLAQALNATANALPATLFLIYVGDGLGRPDLAGPLLLAYFFAAIAGIPLWLAVAARMGKHPAWRLSLLLTALAFVPAVFLGSGQWPVFAGVCLLTGLGLAADLALPAAILADVVDEHSAQGGGGRAGLYVALWSLTGKLALTVAVGCAFPLLALVGFTPASLNSPASLLTLGMLYAGAPVVLKLAAVAAMGRFPLDQARQQDLQRRIAILSEA; this is encoded by the coding sequence ATGCCCCGGCTGAGCCGCCTGCGGCTGACCGCCTATGCCCTTCCTGCCTTGGCTTTGGCAGCATTGGGGATACCCGTCCATGTCCATATGCCCACTTTCTATGCCGAGACGGTGGGGCTGGGGCTGGCGGCCACCGGTGGGGCGCTGCTGGCATCGCGGCTGGTGGATCTGATGGTCGATCCCATCATCGGACTGGCTTGTGACGGCGGCCATGGCAGGCGGCGGCGCGGCTGGATGCTGGCGGGATTGCCGCTGCTGCTGGTGGCGGGCTGGCGACTCTTCATGCCACCAGCCGATGCCGGAGCCGGTCATCTGGTGCTGTGGTCGGCGGCCTTCTATCTGGGGCTGACCCTGATGCTGGTGCCCTATCAGGCCTGGGGGGCGGAGCTGTCGTCGGATTACGCAGAGCGGACCCGAATCGCCTCCTGGCGCGAAGGGTTCTCCCTGGTCGGTGTGCTGCTGGCGGTGGCGGGGCCAGCCGCCCTGTCCTTGCCCCAATCCCAGACCCTGGCGGCCTTTTTCCCTCCCGCCGCGGCAATCTTGATGATCGGCGTCGCCGCAGCCGTGTTTTTGGTCCCGGAGTCCCCTCCCGCTCCGGTGACCGCGAGGGGGCCGGTTGCGTCATTATCCCCCCTGATACGCAATCGGCCCTTTCGCCGCCTGGTTCTGGCCCAGGCCCTCAATGCCACCGCCAATGCCCTGCCCGCCACATTATTCCTGATCTATGTGGGCGACGGCTTGGGACGGCCCGATCTGGCCGGGCCGCTTTTGCTGGCCTATTTCTTCGCCGCCATTGCCGGAATTCCCCTGTGGCTGGCTGTTGCCGCCCGGATGGGCAAGCATCCAGCCTGGCGGCTGTCCCTCCTGCTGACGGCATTGGCCTTCGTCCCGGCGGTTTTTCTGGGGTCGGGCCAATGGCCGGTCTTCGCCGGCGTCTGCCTGCTGACCGGTCTGGGCCTGGCCGCGGATCTGGCCTTGCCCGCCGCCATCCTGGCCGATGTGGTGGACGAGCATTCCGCCCAGGGCGGCGGCGGGCGGGCGGGACTTTACGTTGCTCTATGGAGCCTGACCGGCAAGTTGGCCCTGACCGTGGCGGTGGGATGCGCTTTTCCCCTGCTGGCCTTGGTTGGGTTCACCCCGGCTTCGCTCAATTCCCCCGCCTCGCTGCTGACCCTGGGGATGCTTTATGCCGGTGCGCCGGTTGTTCTGAAGCTGGCGGCCGTCGCCGCCATGGGCCGTTTCCCGCTGGACCAGGCGCGCCAGCAAGACTTGCAGCGCCGCATCGCCATTTTGTCGGAGGCCTGA
- the pgeF gene encoding peptidoglycan editing factor PgeF yields MITLSALNEFVRIRHGFFTREGGVSEGLYASLNCGPGSSDKPESVKENRRRVMEMMDLPEEALLTLYQTHSSDVVVVREPWEPGKAPKADAMVTDRPGIALGILTADCAPVLLADGKAGIVAAAHAGWKGALGGVLENTVKAMLDLGAKTPKIVAAIGPCIGHRNYEVGPEFPAPFLAEDPVNADYFAPAPRAGHFLFDLPGYISRKLARLGVHEVTRVPADTLRDEIRFFSYRRATLRGEADYGRQISVITLDR; encoded by the coding sequence ATGATCACCTTGTCGGCTCTCAACGAATTCGTCCGCATCCGCCACGGTTTCTTCACCCGCGAGGGAGGCGTGTCGGAAGGCCTCTATGCCTCGCTCAATTGCGGGCCGGGTTCCTCGGATAAGCCCGAGTCGGTGAAGGAAAACCGCCGTCGCGTCATGGAGATGATGGATCTGCCGGAAGAGGCGCTGCTCACCCTTTACCAGACCCATTCCAGCGATGTGGTGGTGGTGAGAGAGCCGTGGGAGCCGGGCAAGGCGCCCAAGGCCGATGCCATGGTCACCGACCGCCCCGGCATCGCCTTGGGCATTCTGACGGCTGATTGCGCCCCGGTGCTGCTGGCCGACGGCAAGGCGGGCATTGTTGCCGCCGCCCATGCCGGGTGGAAGGGCGCCCTGGGCGGCGTGCTGGAAAACACCGTCAAGGCCATGCTGGACCTGGGCGCCAAGACCCCCAAGATCGTCGCCGCCATCGGACCCTGCATCGGGCATCGCAATTACGAGGTGGGGCCGGAATTCCCCGCGCCCTTCCTGGCCGAGGATCCGGTCAACGCCGATTATTTCGCGCCAGCGCCCAGGGCGGGCCACTTCCTGTTCGATCTGCCTGGCTATATCTCGCGCAAGCTGGCGCGCCTGGGCGTGCACGAGGTCACTCGCGTGCCCGCCGACACCTTGCGTGATGAGATCCGCTTCTTCAGCTACCGCCGCGCCACCTTGCGCGGCGAAGCCGATTACGGCCGGCAGATCTCGGTGATCACGCTGGACCGATGA
- a CDS encoding ChrR family anti-sigma-E factor, producing the protein MSATCHPSDELLVAYGAGSLDEAASLLVATHLALCPRCRAEVGRIEAMGGAVIETLPPSDLGADALASVLARLDQLPGAPMPRSPVVAAPGLPSPLRDYLPASLEALPWKRLAAGIEQAILLQARGIRARLLRIGAGIVVPEHGHGGMELTMVLQGGFTDSGTGYARGDVAMADQQVVHSPAADGGETCLCLAVTHGPLKLTGLVGRLVNPFLDL; encoded by the coding sequence ATGAGCGCGACATGTCATCCTTCCGACGAACTCCTGGTGGCCTATGGCGCCGGTTCCCTGGATGAAGCCGCGTCCTTGCTGGTCGCCACCCATCTGGCGCTCTGCCCGCGCTGCCGGGCCGAGGTTGGGCGGATCGAGGCGATGGGCGGCGCTGTGATCGAGACACTGCCGCCCAGTGATTTGGGCGCTGACGCCCTGGCCTCGGTTCTGGCGCGCCTGGACCAGCTGCCGGGGGCACCCATGCCCCGAAGCCCGGTAGTTGCGGCACCCGGCCTGCCCAGTCCCTTGCGCGACTATCTTCCCGCCAGTCTGGAGGCGCTGCCTTGGAAGCGACTGGCGGCGGGCATTGAACAGGCCATCCTGCTCCAGGCGCGCGGCATCCGTGCGCGGCTGTTGCGCATCGGGGCTGGCATCGTGGTCCCCGAGCATGGCCATGGCGGTATGGAACTGACCATGGTTCTGCAAGGCGGATTTACCGATTCCGGCACGGGCTATGCCCGTGGCGATGTGGCCATGGCCGACCAGCAGGTGGTGCACAGTCCGGCGGCGGATGGTGGCGAGACCTGCCTGTGTCTGGCGGTAACCCATGGGCCGCTGAAGCTCACGGGGCTTGTGGGACGGCTGGTCAATCCCTTTCTCGACCTGTGA
- the lgt gene encoding prolipoprotein diacylglyceryl transferase, with product MTFALAYPHIDPIALQLGPIAIRWYALAYIAGLMLGWRYVKFLVARPPNAMTELEVDDFLVWATLGVVLGGRLGYVLFYKPLHYLENPLEIPMVWQGGMSFHGGALGVIIGIIAFSRFRGRNLFQVGDVICCAVPIGLFFGRIANFVNGELFGRIAPDVDWAMVFPGGGPLPRHPSQLYEAGLEGAVLFLILFGLWKLTQIRYRAGALSGVFLAGYGLARIASEFFRQPDAHLGFLWGGATMGQLLSIPQVVVGLALLVWALRRAPVGK from the coding sequence ATGACCTTCGCGCTCGCCTATCCCCATATCGACCCCATCGCCTTGCAGTTGGGGCCCATCGCCATCCGCTGGTACGCGCTGGCCTATATCGCCGGGCTGATGCTGGGCTGGCGCTACGTCAAGTTTCTGGTGGCGCGCCCGCCCAATGCCATGACCGAGCTGGAGGTGGACGACTTCCTGGTCTGGGCCACCCTGGGCGTGGTTCTGGGCGGACGGCTGGGCTATGTGCTGTTCTACAAGCCGCTCCACTACCTGGAGAATCCCCTGGAGATTCCCATGGTCTGGCAGGGCGGCATGTCGTTCCACGGCGGCGCCCTGGGCGTCATCATCGGCATCATCGCCTTTTCCCGGTTCAGAGGCCGCAACCTGTTCCAGGTGGGTGACGTCATCTGCTGCGCCGTGCCCATCGGCCTGTTCTTTGGCCGCATCGCCAATTTCGTCAATGGCGAGCTCTTTGGCCGCATCGCTCCCGATGTGGACTGGGCCATGGTGTTTCCCGGCGGCGGGCCGCTGCCCCGTCATCCCAGCCAGCTTTACGAGGCCGGTCTGGAAGGCGCGGTGCTGTTCCTGATCCTGTTCGGCCTGTGGAAGCTGACCCAAATCCGCTACCGCGCGGGCGCCCTGTCGGGTGTCTTCCTGGCGGGCTATGGTCTGGCGCGCATCGCCTCGGAATTCTTCCGCCAGCCCGATGCCCATCTGGGCTTTCTGTGGGGCGGGGCCACCATGGGGCAGTTGCTGTCCATCCCCCAGGTGGTGGTCGGTTTGGCTCTGCTGGTATGGGCTCTGCGGCGAGCGCCGGTGGGCAAATGA
- the rfaD gene encoding ADP-glyceromanno-heptose 6-epimerase, with product MILVTGGAGFIGSNILAALEEKGAGKLVVCDRLRSGSKWQNIAKRELSDIVHPEQIFDFLQANAKHMEVVIHMGAISATTETDADKILANNFSLSLALWKWCALHNVRFIYASSAATYGDGNQGFDDDASMEHLAKLRPLNAYGWSKHLFDRRVARKVWAGSRKPPQWAGLKFFNVYGPNEYHKGNQQSVVAQVYPHAEKDAAYQLFKSHNPKYPDGGQLRDFIWVGDVVDVVMWLIENPKVSGLFNVGTGKARSFLDLANAVYRAVGREPQIKFRDTPIEIRDKYQYFTQAKMERLHRAGYAKPFTSLEDGVEMYVKRYLAAADSYR from the coding sequence ATGATCCTCGTCACCGGCGGAGCCGGCTTCATCGGTTCCAACATCCTGGCGGCCCTCGAGGAGAAGGGGGCGGGCAAGCTGGTGGTCTGCGACCGCCTGCGGTCGGGCTCGAAATGGCAGAACATCGCCAAGCGCGAACTGTCCGACATCGTCCATCCCGAGCAGATCTTCGATTTCCTCCAGGCCAATGCCAAGCATATGGAGGTGGTGATCCATATGGGCGCCATCTCGGCCACCACCGAGACCGACGCCGACAAGATCCTCGCCAACAACTTCTCGCTGTCTTTGGCGCTGTGGAAGTGGTGCGCGCTGCACAATGTGCGCTTCATCTACGCCTCGTCGGCGGCCACCTATGGCGACGGCAATCAGGGCTTTGACGACGATGCCTCCATGGAGCATCTGGCCAAATTGCGGCCGCTCAACGCCTATGGCTGGTCCAAGCATCTGTTCGACCGCCGTGTGGCGCGTAAGGTGTGGGCCGGATCGCGCAAGCCGCCGCAATGGGCGGGCCTCAAATTCTTCAACGTCTACGGCCCCAATGAATACCACAAGGGCAACCAGCAGAGCGTGGTGGCCCAGGTCTATCCCCACGCCGAGAAAGACGCCGCCTACCAGTTGTTCAAGTCGCACAATCCCAAATATCCCGATGGCGGCCAATTGCGCGACTTCATCTGGGTGGGCGACGTGGTGGACGTGGTCATGTGGCTGATCGAGAATCCCAAGGTCAGCGGATTGTTCAATGTGGGCACCGGCAAGGCGCGGTCCTTTCTCGATCTCGCCAATGCGGTCTACCGCGCCGTGGGACGCGAGCCGCAGATCAAGTTCCGCGACACCCCCATCGAGATCCGCGACAAGTACCAGTATTTCACCCAGGCCAAGATGGAGCGCCTGCATCGCGCGGGCTATGCCAAGCCCTTCACCTCGCTGGAAGACGGCGTCGAGATGTATGTGAAGCGCTATCTCGCGGCTGCGGATTCGTACCGCTGA
- a CDS encoding DUF3833 domain-containing protein — protein MLTRSALILTAFLVLTGCSTMKPADFANAQPKLVLEEYFAGRTQAWGLFQDRFGTVKRQFTVEITGTWNGELLVLDERFVYNDGETDQRVWTIRKLGDGRYEGLASDVVGAAAGSSAGNALNWAYIMDLKVGDGTLRVAFDDWMFLQPGGAMINRAKVSKWGFDIGEVTLFFMKPELKAAS, from the coding sequence ATGTTGACCCGTTCCGCTCTCATCCTGACCGCTTTTCTCGTGCTTACGGGGTGTTCGACCATGAAGCCTGCTGATTTCGCCAATGCCCAGCCCAAGCTGGTGCTGGAAGAGTATTTCGCTGGCCGTACCCAAGCCTGGGGTCTGTTCCAGGACCGCTTTGGCACCGTGAAGCGGCAGTTCACGGTGGAGATCACCGGAACATGGAATGGCGAGCTTTTGGTGCTGGACGAGCGCTTTGTCTACAATGACGGCGAGACCGATCAGCGCGTCTGGACCATCCGCAAACTGGGCGATGGCCGCTATGAAGGCCTTGCCTCCGACGTGGTCGGGGCCGCGGCGGGCTCGTCGGCGGGCAACGCCCTCAACTGGGCCTATATCATGGATCTGAAGGTGGGCGACGGAACCCTTCGGGTCGCCTTCGACGATTGGATGTTCCTGCAGCCGGGCGGCGCCATGATCAATCGGGCCAAGGTCTCCAAGTGGGGCTTCGATATCGGTGAGGTCACCCTCTTCTTCATGAAGCCGGAGCTGAAAGCCGCCTCCTGA
- a CDS encoding sigma-70 family RNA polymerase sigma factor: protein MRRRSVVEGRGKVPDKRLAVEPGPGAERFSDLLSAVAQYGDRQAFALLFQYYAPRLKTYMRKLGAEDAVAEELAQEAMLAVWRKAASFDPGRANAGTWIFAIARNLRIDMLRKEKRPEIDFDDPELVPDPAPRADEVMATQQSESRVRAAMSGLSAEQTEVVTLSFYEDTPHAEIAARLKIPLGTVKSRLRLAMKRIRSELGDDQP, encoded by the coding sequence ATGAGGCGTCGTAGCGTGGTGGAAGGAAGGGGTAAGGTGCCCGACAAGCGATTGGCCGTCGAGCCCGGGCCGGGAGCGGAGCGTTTCAGCGATTTGCTGTCGGCGGTGGCGCAGTATGGCGACCGTCAGGCTTTTGCCTTGTTGTTTCAGTACTACGCGCCGCGTCTGAAGACCTATATGCGCAAGCTTGGGGCTGAGGATGCGGTGGCCGAGGAACTGGCGCAGGAAGCCATGCTGGCTGTTTGGCGCAAGGCGGCGTCCTTCGATCCCGGCCGGGCCAATGCAGGAACCTGGATTTTCGCCATCGCCCGTAACCTGCGCATCGACATGTTGCGCAAGGAAAAGCGCCCTGAGATCGATTTCGATGATCCGGAACTGGTGCCTGACCCGGCCCCGCGCGCTGACGAGGTCATGGCAACACAACAGAGCGAAAGCCGCGTCCGGGCCGCCATGTCCGGATTGTCGGCCGAGCAGACCGAAGTGGTGACTTTGTCCTTCTACGAAGATACGCCCCATGCCGAGATTGCGGCTCGGCTGAAAATCCCCTTGGGCACGGTGAAGTCGCGGTTGCGTCTTGCCATGAAACGCATCCGATCCGAACTGGGAGACGACCAGCCATGA
- a CDS encoding nuclear transport factor 2 family protein, whose product MSALEAWGEFWQGLSPDSVSRLRELCAPDIRFVDPFNDLTGVERLETLLVHMFQTVESPRFVVDDRAMGRDAGYLRWRFFATLRGRSIVLEGMSEVRFDADGKVTLHRDHWDASTQVYGRIPVLGAAIRLVRRRLSAPAS is encoded by the coding sequence ATGAGCGCGCTGGAGGCCTGGGGTGAATTCTGGCAAGGGCTGAGCCCCGACAGCGTGTCGCGCCTGCGCGAACTGTGCGCCCCCGACATCCGCTTCGTCGATCCCTTCAACGATCTGACCGGCGTCGAGCGGCTGGAGACGCTGCTGGTCCATATGTTTCAAACCGTGGAGAGCCCGCGTTTCGTGGTCGATGACCGGGCCATGGGCAGGGATGCAGGCTATTTGCGCTGGCGCTTCTTCGCCACCCTGCGGGGGCGCTCCATCGTGCTGGAGGGCATGAGCGAGGTCCGCTTTGACGCCGACGGCAAGGTGACCCTTCACCGGGATCACTGGGATGCCAGCACCCAGGTCTATGGCCGCATCCCCGTATTGGGTGCGGCCATAAGGCTGGTCAGGAGGCGGCTTTCAGCTCCGGCTTCATGA
- the pip gene encoding prolyl aminopeptidase, producing the protein MELFAPFEPHATGRLPVGDGHDLYWEVSGNPDGPVVVFVHGGPGAGTAPAYRRFFDPRFWRIVLFDQRGSGRSRPHASVEANTTPHLVADMEMLRHHLGVERWLLFGGSWGSTLALAYGETYPERCTGFVMRGVFLFRPQEVEWFMTGMGAFFPEARRRFLDYLPEAEREQPLASFLRRLNHPDSAIHMPAARAWCGYEEACSRLLPRDETGDGDGPATLALARIEAHYMAHDGFMRPNQLLDDLYRIRHLPAIIVQGRYDMVCPPSSADDLARAWRGCELRVVPDAGHSAMEPGIRAGLVDAVERMKMKIRRP; encoded by the coding sequence ATGGAGCTGTTTGCGCCGTTCGAGCCCCATGCCACCGGACGTCTGCCGGTGGGAGACGGGCACGACCTCTATTGGGAGGTGTCGGGCAACCCGGACGGGCCGGTGGTGGTCTTCGTCCATGGTGGGCCGGGGGCGGGCACGGCGCCCGCCTATCGCCGCTTTTTTGATCCCCGATTCTGGCGCATCGTTCTGTTCGATCAGCGTGGCTCGGGGCGGTCGCGGCCCCATGCCTCGGTGGAAGCCAACACGACGCCCCATCTGGTCGCCGACATGGAAATGCTGCGGCATCACCTGGGGGTGGAGCGCTGGCTGCTGTTTGGCGGGTCCTGGGGCAGCACCCTGGCCCTGGCCTATGGCGAAACCTATCCCGAGCGTTGCACGGGCTTTGTCATGCGCGGCGTTTTCCTGTTCCGCCCCCAGGAGGTGGAGTGGTTCATGACCGGCATGGGAGCCTTCTTTCCCGAGGCCCGGCGGCGGTTTCTGGACTACCTGCCCGAGGCCGAGCGCGAGCAGCCGCTTGCGTCCTTCCTGCGGCGGCTGAATCATCCCGATTCCGCCATTCACATGCCCGCCGCCCGTGCCTGGTGCGGCTACGAGGAGGCCTGTTCCCGCCTTCTCCCCCGGGACGAAACCGGCGACGGGGACGGTCCCGCCACCCTGGCCCTGGCGCGCATCGAAGCCCATTACATGGCCCATGACGGTTTCATGCGGCCCAACCAGTTGCTGGACGACCTGTACCGTATCCGCCATCTGCCCGCCATCATCGTGCAGGGGCGCTATGACATGGTCTGCCCGCCTTCGTCCGCCGATGATTTGGCCCGTGCGTGGCGGGGATGCGAATTGCGCGTCGTTCCCGATGCCGGGCACTCGGCCATGGAGCCGGGCATCCGCGCCGGGCTGGTCGATGCGGTCGAGCGCATGAAGATGAAGATCAGACGCCCCTGA
- a CDS encoding SDR family NAD(P)-dependent oxidoreductase has protein sequence MMTRTWITGAGSGIGAALARRLATDGHMVFASGRRLAPLAELARAQAGIMPLAVDVTDRAAIARAVSGLGVIDTAILCAGIHTPTPARSFDAGVVRDLMETNLMGAVHCVEALLPAMIARGSGHLVLVASVAGYRGLPTAGGYSASKAGLIALAESLKLDLDGSGVRVSLINPGFVDTPLTRQNPFPMPDLITAEQAAEAILRAMKTGRFETAFPFRFALVMKLLRLLPDRLYFALMHKATGL, from the coding sequence ATGATGACCAGGACATGGATCACCGGGGCGGGATCGGGAATCGGCGCGGCCCTGGCGCGGCGCCTTGCCACCGATGGCCATATGGTCTTTGCCAGCGGTCGGCGGCTTGCGCCCTTGGCGGAGCTTGCCCGCGCCCAAGCTGGCATCATGCCTCTGGCGGTAGATGTCACCGACCGCGCCGCCATCGCCAGGGCGGTCAGTGGGCTGGGCGTCATCGACACCGCCATTCTCTGCGCGGGCATCCACACGCCAACCCCGGCGAGAAGCTTCGATGCGGGTGTGGTGCGCGATCTGATGGAGACCAACCTCATGGGGGCGGTCCATTGCGTCGAAGCGCTGCTTCCCGCCATGATCGCGCGCGGCAGCGGCCATCTGGTTCTGGTGGCCTCGGTGGCGGGCTATCGCGGCCTGCCCACCGCCGGGGGCTATTCGGCCAGCAAGGCGGGACTGATCGCCCTGGCCGAATCCCTGAAGCTGGATCTGGACGGCAGCGGCGTGCGGGTCAGCCTGATCAATCCCGGTTTCGTGGATACGCCGTTGACCCGCCAAAATCCCTTTCCCATGCCCGATCTGATCACCGCCGAGCAGGCCGCCGAGGCCATATTGCGGGCAATGAAGACGGGGCGCTTCGAGACCGCCTTTCCCTTCCGCTTCGCTCTGGTCATGAAGCTGCTGCGCCTGCTGCCCGACCGGCTGTATTTCGCGCTCATGCATAAGGCGACGGGGCTATGA
- a CDS encoding class I SAM-dependent methyltransferase, whose protein sequence is MSLSALLSERIKATGPIPVSEFMAEALGHPEYGYYRGRDPFGMAGDFTTAPEISQMFGELIGLWCALVWQSMGSPERVVLAEIGPGRGTLMADLLRAAKALAPFARALDVHLIETSPSLRNRQAQALADQSVTWHERFEDLPDGPLLLVANELFDALPIRQLEKVGGVWHERVVGLDDQGALVLALGPVVADPPLAPAVLNAPDGSLAEVCPQGRVLAEAVARRLAHQGGAALIIDYGYETSAAGDSLQAVKSHRHHPVLSAPGTADITAHVDFQALAEAASGLARVYGPVPQGRFLARLGLEERVRMLMQHASVEQAAHLASGARRLIDPAEMGTLFKVLALANPLLPAPPGLELA, encoded by the coding sequence ATGAGCCTCTCGGCCCTTCTGAGCGAAAGAATCAAGGCCACCGGCCCCATCCCGGTTTCCGAGTTCATGGCCGAGGCCCTGGGCCATCCCGAATACGGCTATTACAGGGGCCGCGATCCCTTCGGCATGGCGGGCGACTTCACCACCGCGCCCGAGATCAGCCAGATGTTCGGCGAGCTGATCGGCCTGTGGTGCGCCCTGGTCTGGCAAAGCATGGGCTCGCCCGAGCGCGTCGTGCTGGCCGAGATCGGGCCGGGACGCGGCACCCTGATGGCCGATCTGCTTCGGGCCGCTAAGGCCTTGGCGCCCTTTGCTCGTGCCCTGGACGTCCATCTGATCGAAACCAGCCCGTCGCTTCGCAACCGTCAGGCCCAGGCCTTGGCCGACCAGTCGGTCACGTGGCACGAGCGTTTCGAGGACCTCCCCGACGGCCCGCTCCTTCTGGTGGCCAACGAGTTGTTCGACGCCCTGCCCATCCGCCAATTGGAGAAGGTGGGCGGCGTCTGGCATGAGCGGGTGGTGGGTTTGGACGACCAGGGTGCGCTGGTCTTAGCGCTTGGCCCGGTGGTGGCTGATCCGCCCCTGGCACCGGCGGTGCTGAACGCTCCCGACGGTTCCCTGGCGGAAGTCTGTCCCCAGGGGCGCGTTCTGGCCGAGGCTGTGGCGCGGCGTCTGGCCCATCAGGGCGGTGCCGCCCTGATCATCGATTACGGCTATGAGACAAGCGCCGCTGGCGACAGCCTGCAAGCCGTGAAAAGCCATCGCCATCACCCGGTGCTTTCCGCTCCTGGCACGGCCGATATCACCGCCCATGTGGATTTTCAGGCCCTGGCCGAGGCGGCTTCGGGGCTGGCCCGCGTGTACGGGCCGGTGCCCCAGGGCCGCTTTCTCGCCCGTCTGGGGCTGGAGGAGCGGGTCCGTATGCTCATGCAGCATGCCAGCGTCGAACAGGCCGCCCATCTGGCCAGCGGTGCACGGCGCTTGATCGATCCCGCCGAAATGGGCACCCTGTTCAAGGTCCTGGCGCTCGCCAATCCTCTCCTGCCCGCTCCTCCCGGCCTGGAACTCGCCTAA